The following proteins come from a genomic window of Cronobacter muytjensii ATCC 51329:
- a CDS encoding YqaE/Pmp3 family membrane protein: protein MGFWRIVFTIILPPLGVLLGKGFGWAFILNILLTLLGYIPGLIHAFWVQSKN, encoded by the coding sequence ATGGGATTCTGGAGAATCGTTTTTACCATCATTCTGCCGCCGCTTGGCGTACTGCTGGGTAAAGGTTTCGGCTGGGCGTTTATTCTCAACATCCTTCTGACGCTGCTGGGTTACATCCCGGGCCTCATCCACGCCTTCTGGGTACAGTCCAAAAACTAA